From the Scomber japonicus isolate fScoJap1 chromosome 8, fScoJap1.pri, whole genome shotgun sequence genome, the window ctatactactgcagtactactactatactactactatactactgcagtactactgctatactactgcagcactactactatactactactatactactgcagtactactactatactactactatactactgctatactactactatactactgcagtactacccctatactactactatactactgcagtattactactatactactgcaatactactactatactactgcagtactactactatgctactgcagtactactactatactactactatactactgcagtactactactatactactgctatactactactatactacagcAGTACTACTATAcaactactatactactgctatactactactatactactgcagtactactactactatactactgcagtactactactatactactactatactactactatactactgctatactactactatactactgcagtactactactatactactccAGCACTACTAagatactactgcagtactactacaatactactgcattactactactgtactactactataatactgcagtactactactatactactgtactgcagtactactactattactgcagtactactactatactactactatactactgcagcactattactatactactactatactactgcagtactactactatactactactataatactgcagtattcctaagatactactgcagtactacaacaatactactgcagtactactgcagtactactgctgtactactacaatactactgcagtactactattatactactgtactgcagtactactactattactgcaGTACTCACGAGCTGAGACACCCGGAGGAGACTGCTCACGGGCTGAGAcacccgggaggagactgctcacgagctgagacacccgggaggagactgctcacgagctgagatacccgggaggagactgctcacgagctgagacacccgggaggagactgcaCCTCTGACATCTGGCTCTAAAAcacccgggaggagactgctatactatactactgcagtgctactactatactactactatactactgcattactactattatactactactatactactgcagtactactgctagactactactatactactgcagtactactactatactactgctatactactactatactactgcagtactactactatactactactatactactgcagtactactgctatactactactatactactgctatactactactatactactgtgTAGTGACCTTTAGCTTCTGTCACTCCGAGTGAATAGGAATGGATGGACGACCAAGTCAAAGTTCTTTgagttttctttattgccaataTTGGAGACAGAACTCTATCAAATCTGAGGCTTGTTAAAGTGTCCCTGGTCAATGGAGCCTTCCTGTCCTGTCTCTGTGTTCTTTGTGTGTAAGATCTTTTTATACTAAAGTTACGCCCCAGAATGTATACATCATCTTAAGGggtgttcacaccaagagcgtTGGACGCGATTTTGTCGCGCGACAAATGAAAATCTGTCGCGCTGTCGCTCAAGTTTTGAAGCGTGACCATTTTGTGTACATTCGCGTCGTCGCGTCATCGCGCCATCGCGAGTCCGCCCATTTTCACAGCACAACaacattgctttcttttctcttcaaccATGGTCGAGATAACAACATTTGCTACCACCGCTgccctgtccatctgtctccggtgagtagctgtgtattgttgtgttaaaatcaataaatattcactgacagggagatttagctgctgctgctttgctgagaaatgttgcttcacagctggtgtttcggtttaactggttaCCGTGTTAATAGGTGACTTTCTCATAACTCTTTTAAAAAAGCCATTGattgtagtttaatcctttaaaaatacacaataatatgtGTAATAACTAATCATTTATGTAAGTTTGGTTTTGTTCAGATAACTCATTGACTTCTCGTAACGTaatgtaatgtgagaaagtcaccagttaacacggtcaccagttaaaccgaaacaccgggCATAACTTCAGCAGTGAGCCTCGTTGTTGccgttttttctttatttgtatagcacttttcatacatgaaatgcagctcaaagtgctttacaagaaAGACATTACATGCATTGACTGCTTGAGCACTTTCACATATGACATATCATATgtgatcatttatttgtgtctttgtggttgttttgtattttgagtctTGAGTATGGATTTGATGCATACTGTAGgcctatgtatttgtgtattttctgatcTAAATAAAGTATCACTGCATGCACTACAACTCagcttaatttaatgttttctatgatGCAGATACCTGGCCACTGGTGACTCCTACAGGACCATCGCCAACAGCTTCCGTGTTGGGGTCTCCACTGTGTCCATGATCGTGGCTGATGTGGTGTCCGCTATCTGGGACTGCctttaataaagctttaatttggcatgtctgcaacaatacaataaacataacATGTGCATGACATGATAAATATGCTAACTATCATATCAATGGTGCCATCTGATATTATTCTGGTAttgttttgtcctgtaaatgattagtcagtgtcccacataatgctgtggctacctcccaacctctgacccgtcccgtagatggaacagtgtgttttaagaggttaaaataagttgtttagttTATGTGAATAACCTCTGCACAGCTTGAATCAAAGTTTACAGTACACAATGTGGGTGTGCAACAAATATCTGAAGTCTGGTGAGAATGTTCACTGCAGGTAAGAATAGACGAAAGACAGctgagatttttatattttatttctgaaaattgtcattaaaaaaatatatctatatatatacatacatacaaaaacaacaataaaaaaatagataacgtatggaagagcctcagggacacatgaagaaaatgaatgattccTCAAAAGTCTGATACGTTCCCTGCAGTGATTGCTGCCCCATTGCTAAATAGCTACTCGGCAGGTTCCAAATTGAGCACAACAGTGCTGGCTTCATAAATAAGTTTATGAATTTGAAATTTTACAAATGCCTTCCTTTGGGGTGACAACCTCTCCAGGGAAGGAACCAGGCTTTTGAGGAATAGTTCATCCTCTGAGGGGGGAGGTTGGGAAGCAGGTTGAGCTCGCTGCTTCAGGCCGTTCAGGGTGTCCAGGACGAGAGCCTCTAACTCCGCCCGTCTGTTGTTGGAGTCGGCGGAGtcttcctcctccctggctCTCTTCCTGGACCTCTTTGTCGctgtatgaaatagaaaaaacagtttATGAAACTACTACCGTCCAAAAAATGCAATAGTTAGAAGTAACTCAATATccaaattaatatttgtttaaatatcttaaattaatTATCTATTAAACTATCTTAAATATGTCTTGTACATACCTCTTGGCACTGAAGCAGCAGgggaagcagcagagacagcagtgGGAGAGACAGCTGGACCATCATCAGGGGGAGCACCAGCAGACTCTGGCTCAATGTCAGAATCTGCTTGGGCTGTAGTAGTGACAAACATGTCttagtttttttgttcatacagtatattaattgaCTAGGTTATTCTAACAATTACAGCACATAAAGCATTTTACAGATGCAGTCATTTAATACATCACACTGTTCTAGCCATAGCAATATCTATCCTCCACAACACTTTAAAGCAAATGGTGTTTTAGTGcccttcattcttcacattttaacttgtaGGTTTGGTATAGGTGAGAGTACAGATTagttattgacatttttttagtgcaggctgtgaaaaaaatatctgtactgacacatcaatacaagtcagttatcattttatacaaaaactAGTTTCCATgtcgtttctgtgtgtgtgttcattcatcaaCAAACCTCCGATGGTAATCCCTGATGGGCCTGCTGTCTCTCCCTCGTCCTCCATGGACCCTACACTGTACTCCACGGCCCCATCTTCCTCGACCCCTGCCCCCATGTTCCCGCTTGTTTCACGGGGGGCAACAAAGGGGTCGAGGAAAGACAGGACCGCGAAGTACTTCCACTTCTTCGCTGTCCCTGCTGCTGCCCCACTCCTTGACTctgtccccttcctcctctccctcatatATGTGTCCCTGAGGCTCTTCCATCTCCTGCGACACACATCAACTGACAAGAACACACGTAAATTAACTgttgaatctagtaaaccagtaACTTTATGACGGGAAAGCCAGCTACGCTAACTGgggctatgctaatgctaaccaaTAGCTGCAAACAcgcaacaaatacatatttacagaatTTACCAGGTAATCCAGCCACCTCGCTTACTTTACTCCACGCCTGCTCCTTTTTGTACCGATCCCGGTAAAGGAGACAGGACGTGTCGTAAAGCACGGGGTGAGCTGTAACGGCAACGATCAATTTGTCCTCCATCTTGTAGAAGAGTGATCCAGGACGGCGACGTCAGGAGAATCTCAACGCTGATAGGCTGCTGCGGAATGGCGTCACGCGATGTCGCTGCAAAAGTTCAGTATTTTCAACTCGAGCGTTGACGCGATTTTCGCAGCATCGCGTCCATCGCGTCGCGTGTGACGCTGTATAGCGCCGCAAAGCAGTCAATCGCGTGTTTGCATTGACTTTACATGTAATCTCGACGCAAAATCGCGTCCAACGCTCTTGGTGTGAACTCCCCTTAAAACAATGCAGATTTGGACACACTGCAGTGAAGAATAGAATTGGTGCCTTTACTCTGTGTGTTGTTCTGTCCTGAGGCACCTCCAGAGCCGGCTCACCAGAACACACTGCCAGTATATCAGCACCCTGCTGACAGCTGAGTGCACTAAGGCTGTAGCCATGCCCTCGTCACCCGACTCCACCTTGccccctttccttttcctttctctttggACAGAACCCCTGAAACCAAGGTGGAGTACAGACTACAAAAAGGGGTACCACAGACTGGCCAGCTTTCTGGGGTCCCCGCTAAAGACTGTGTccccccccccgtctcccccatttttgactgttttaacaaAGCCTGCCTGTTATTAAATGACCTATTATTGGACTTTAActgtctgtgtgcttgtgtgcctGAGATTTTAGAAACCTGTCACATatatttctcccttccttccttccttccttgacgtTAATATCCAGTCTGTTATGCACCAGCAGGCAAAGCCACAAGTTTctcattaacccttaaacagacaacatgCACCAGgacatacacactctttaaacttccttccttccttccttccttccttctttaaacaggcaacgtgcaccaggagatacacactctttaaacttccttccttccttccttccttccttctttaaacaggcaacgtgcaccaggagatacacactctttaaacttcctgttgtccttccttccttccttccttccttccttaaacagacaacgtgcaccaggaaatacacactctttaaacttcctgttgtccttccttccttccttccttcctcccttccttccttaaacaggcaacgtgcaccaggagatacacactctttaaacttcctgttgtccttccttccttccttccttcctcccttccttccttaaacaggcaacgtgcaccaggagatacacactctttaaacttcctgttgtccttccttccttccttccttccttccttaaacaggcaacgtgcaccaggagatacacactctttaaacttcctgttgtccttccttccttccttccttccttccttaaacagacaacgtgcaccaggaaatacacactctttaaacttcctgttgtcctttcttccttccttccttccttccttccttaaacaggcaacgtgcaccaggagatacacactctttaaacttcctgttgtccttccttccttccttccttccttccttccttccttccttccttaaacaggcaacgtgcaccaggagatacacactctttaaacttcctgttgtccttccttccttccttccttaaacaggcaacgtgcaccaggagatacacactctttaaacttcctgttgtccttccttccttccttccttccttccttccttaaacaggcaacgtgcaccaggagatacacactctttaaacttcctgttgtccttccttccttccttccttccttccttccttaaacaggcaacgtgcaccaggagatacacactctttaaacttcctgttgtccttccttccttccttccttccttccttccttccttccttaaacaggcaacgtgcaccaggagatacacactctttaaacttcctgttgtccttccttccttccttccttccttccttccttaaacaggcaacgtgcaccaggagatacacact encodes:
- the LOC128363466 gene encoding transcription factor Adf-1-like — encoded protein: MEDKLIVAVTAHPVLYDTSCLLYRDRYKKEQAWSKVSEVAGLPVDVCRRRWKSLRDTYMRERRKGTESRSGAAAGTAKKWKYFAVLSFLDPFVAPRETSGNMGAGVEEDGAVEYSVGSMEDEGETAGPSGITIGAQADSDIEPESAGAPPDDGPAVSPTAVSAASPAASVPRATKRSRKRAREEEDSADSNNRRAELEALVLDTLNGLKQRAQPASQPPPSEDELFLKSLVPSLERLSPQRKAFVKFQIHKLIYEASTVVLNLEPAE